A stretch of Pyrenophora tritici-repentis strain M4 chromosome 7, whole genome shotgun sequence DNA encodes these proteins:
- a CDS encoding SpoVK, ATPase AAA+ class, translated as MREENLTIRCLGRSMQPLKDLLCNIKVWDSEKEVCVTAVWRPAPRDTQERRWERSVSRMARPISTVSLDLEQKVNLVRDINEYLQPVTARGIPHRRGYLFHGPPGTGKTSLSFALAGILGLNVHCISLNERGLTELCLNQLFKDLPRRCIVLLEDIDPAGLRREELDSNSDPSPAGPDDAEDSVDSGPDGPYGPGDDAHYDPYQQEMMMMMEFARSRMAAATEVKDSSKKKNPDEDFLKLVTAVLPKVDTFSPERIADMAERFAEQLPEDTFSPAEVQGYLLKKKRDPVQALEEVCKWRDSVLEAKKKGTKVVSEK; from the coding sequence ATGCGCGAGGAGAACCTGACGATTCGTTGTCTGGGGCGGAGCATGCAGCCGCTCAAGGACCTCTTGTGCAACATCAAGGTCTGGGATTCTGAGAAGGAGGTTTGTGTTACGGCTGTTTGGCGGCCGGCGCCTAGGGATACCCAGGAGCGTCGCTGGGAGCGCTCTGTTTCTCGCATGGCCCGCCCGATTAGCACTGTGTCGCTTGATTTGGAGCAGAAGGTTAATCTTGTTCGCGATATCAATGAGTATCTGCAGCCGGTTACGGCGCGTGGTATTCCTCATCGTCGCGGTTACCTCTTCCATGGCCCTCCTGGTACGGGTAAGACTTCGCTCTCGTTTGCCCTGGCTGGCATCTTAGGGCTGAATGTGCATTGCATCTCGCTCAATGAACGTGGTCTTACTGAGTTGTGTCTCAATCAGCTGTTCAAGGACCTGCCTCGTCGCTGCATTGTGCTGCTGGAGGACATCGATCCCGCTGGATTGCGCCGCGAGGAGCTCGACTCCAACTCAGACCCTAGTCCCGCTGGCCCTGATGATGCTGAGGATTCTGTTGACTCTGGTCCTGATGGTCCTTACGGTCCTGGTGACGACGCCCACTACGACCCATACCAACaggagatgatgatgatgatggagTTTGCCCGTTCACGCATGGCAGCCGCCACTGAGGTCAAGGATagcagcaagaagaagaatCCGGACGAAGACTTTCTCAAGCTCGTCACTGCTGTCCTTCCCAAGGTCGATACTTTCTCACCTGAGCGCATCGCGGACATGGCTGAGCGTTTTGCGGAACAGCTGCCCGAGGACACGTTCTCACCGGCAGAGGTCCAGGGCTACTTGCTCAAGAAGAAGCGCGATCCCGTGCAGGCGCTTGAGGAGGTGTGCAAGTGGCGCGACAGCGTTCTGGAGGCAAAGAAGAAGGGGACGAAGGTTGTTTCTGAGAAGTAA